One window of the Streptomyces sp. TS71-3 genome contains the following:
- a CDS encoding enoyl-CoA hydratase/isomerase family protein, giving the protein MTVHLEVADAVGVLRLDRPPMNALDIAMQDRIKELAEEVTDREDIRAVVIHGGEKVFAAGADIKEMRAMDHAAMAVRSRALQDSFTAVARIPKPVVAAVTGYALGGGCELALCADYRIAAENAKLGQPEILLGLIPGAGGTQRLARLIGPSRAKDLIFTGRHVRAAEALAIGLVDRVAPAGEVLQQAHEWAAALAKGPALALRAAKESVDRGLEADIDTGLAIERNWFAGLFATEDRERGMRSFVEEGPGKAQFG; this is encoded by the coding sequence ATGACTGTGCATCTCGAAGTGGCCGACGCGGTCGGCGTGCTGCGCCTCGACAGGCCGCCCATGAACGCCCTGGACATCGCCATGCAGGACCGGATCAAGGAGCTGGCGGAGGAGGTCACCGACCGCGAGGACATCCGAGCCGTGGTCATCCACGGCGGCGAGAAGGTCTTCGCGGCCGGCGCGGACATCAAGGAGATGCGGGCGATGGACCACGCGGCCATGGCCGTACGGTCCCGCGCCCTGCAGGACTCCTTCACGGCGGTCGCCCGGATCCCCAAGCCCGTGGTCGCCGCCGTCACCGGCTACGCCCTCGGCGGCGGCTGCGAGCTGGCGCTCTGCGCCGACTACCGGATCGCCGCCGAGAACGCGAAGCTCGGTCAGCCCGAGATCCTGCTCGGCCTGATCCCGGGCGCCGGCGGCACGCAGCGGCTGGCCCGGCTGATCGGCCCGTCGCGCGCCAAGGACCTCATCTTCACGGGCCGTCACGTACGCGCCGCGGAGGCGCTCGCCATCGGCCTGGTGGACCGGGTGGCCCCGGCCGGCGAGGTCCTCCAGCAGGCCCACGAGTGGGCGGCGGCGCTCGCCAAGGGACCGGCTCTCGCGCTGCGCGCGGCGAAGGAGTCGGTGGACCGCGGCCTCGAGGCGGACATCGACACGGGGCTGGCCATCGAGCGCAACTGGTTCGCGGGGCTGTTCGCCACGGAGGACCGCGAGCGCGGCATGCGGAGCTTCGTGGAGGAGGGGCCGGGCAAGGCCCAGTTCGGCTGA
- a CDS encoding ATP-binding protein, translated as MAGLEGVEQPRRHASATAARWSPAVEDERALEALELLGNPAETEVRLPSRPESAARARRLAQVVVLRQWGLGPKVTEETVLLVSELVGNAVRHTGARYFGLRMRLLRGRGCLRVELRDPSRGLPCLMPVRELDVSGRGLFLVDQLSDRWGVDLEPHGKATWFEMRLPER; from the coding sequence ATGGCGGGGCTGGAGGGTGTCGAACAGCCGCGGCGGCACGCGAGTGCGACCGCGGCACGCTGGTCACCGGCGGTCGAGGACGAACGGGCGCTTGAGGCACTGGAGTTGCTCGGCAACCCCGCCGAGACCGAGGTGCGGCTGCCGTCGCGCCCGGAGTCCGCGGCCAGGGCCCGTCGGCTCGCCCAGGTCGTCGTGCTGCGCCAGTGGGGCCTCGGCCCGAAGGTGACCGAGGAGACGGTGCTGCTCGTCTCGGAGCTGGTGGGCAACGCCGTCCGGCACACCGGCGCGCGGTACTTCGGGCTGCGCATGCGGCTGCTGCGCGGCCGGGGCTGCCTGCGTGTGGAGCTGCGCGACCCCTCGCGCGGCCTGCCCTGCCTGATGCCCGTACGCGAACTGGACGTCTCGGGCCGGGGCCTGTTCCTGGTGGACCAGCTCTCCGACCGCTGGGGCGTCGACCTGGAGCCGCACGGCAAGGCCACCTGGTTCGAGATGCGCCTGCCGGAGCGCTGA